Sequence from the Nitrospirota bacterium genome:
GAAAGCCAAGACCATTACCAAGTACCTGGGTCGCGGCTATACGGTGATGGCGTCGATCGGCCATGTCAAAGATCTGCCCACCAGCAAGCTGGGCGTGGATATCGAGCATGACTTTACGCCGCAGTATGTGACGATCAAGGGCAAGGCCAAGGTCCTGGCCGAGATCAAGAAGAAGGCGCTGGAGTCGGACAAGGTGTTTCTGGCGCCGGACCCGGATCGCGAGGGAGAAGCCATCGCCTGGCATATCGCGGAGGAAATCCAGGGCAAGTCCAAAGGGAAGGGGCCGGAGGTCTTCCGGGTCCTGTTCAACGAAATCACCGAGTCGGCCATCAAGCGCGCCCTGCAATCTCCCGGGCAGATTGATCTGAAGCTGGTGAATGCCCAGCAGGCCCGCCGAGTGCTCGACCGGATCGTCGGCTACCAAGGTAGCCAGTTGCTCTGGACCAAGGTGCGGCGCGGCCTGAGCATGGGGCGCGTTCAATCGGTGGCCGTGAAATTGATCTGCGATCGGGAAGCGGAGCGGGAGGCGTTCCGCACGGAGGAATACTGGTCCATCACGGCCACGCTGGCCGGAGCGAACCCGCCTCCATTCGAGGCCAAGCTGCACAGTGTCAACGGTCAGGAGGCTGTCATTGCCTCCGCCGCCGAAGCCGAGCGAGTCGTCACGGCAGTGCAGGGGAAACCCTTTGCCGTCCAGGCCATTGAGCGGAAGGAAAAGCGGCGCCATCCGGTGGCGCCGTTCATCACGAGCCGGCTTCAGCAGGAGGCCTCGCGCAAGCTCCGGTTCACCCCGAAAAAGACCATGGTGTTGGCCCAACAGCTCTACGAGGGCCTCGAGATCGGGAAAGAAGGTCCGGTCGGGCTCATCACCTATATGCGCACCGACTCGCCACGCATTGGAGCCGAGGCCGCCGAGGAGGCCCGCCAGGTCATCCGCGAACGGTTCGGCAGCGACTATTTGCCCGCGACTCCGAATGTCTATAAGACCCAGAAGGCCGCGCAAGAAGCCCACGAAGCGATCCGCCCCACGTCGGCGCATCGGGACCCCGAGTCCATCAAGCAGTTTTTGGAGCGGGATCAATACATGCTTTACAAGTTGATCTGGAACCGGTTTGTCGCCTCCCAGATGGTGCCGGCCGTTCTGGAGGTGACTCGCGTGGACTGCGTGCCCCAGGGAATCCGGGACCAGTACCTGTTCCGGGCGAACGGCATGGTCGTCAAATTTCCTGGACACCAGGCCGTGTATCAGGAAGGGGTGGATGCGGAGGTTGCGCCGCAGGGTAAGACCGCCGATCAGGAGCGCGAAGAAGAGTCCGATCGGCGCTTGCCGATGCTGCAGGAAGGGGAGACGCTGCGTCTGGTTGGCCAGGAAGGGCAAGCTGTGCAAGGGGTGCTGCCGAAACAACACTTTACGCAGCCGCCGCCGCGTTACAACGAGGCCCTGTTGATCCGTGAACTGGAAGAGCGGGGCATCGGGCGGCCCTCCACTTACGCGAGCATCATTTCGACGATTCAGGACCGCAAGTATGTCGATAAGCTGGAGGGCCGCTTGGCGCCCACCGAAACCGGGCGGACGGTGAACAGCTTCCTGGTGAAGGGGTTTCCCGACATTCTGAATACGGACTTTACCTCCCTGATGGAAAAAGAGCTGGATGAGGTCGAAGAAGGAGAAAAGCCCTGGGTTAAAGCGGTGCGCGACTTTTACGGCCCGTTCAGCAAGGACATGGAGAAGGCCAAGGATATCCCGGGGCCCAAGGATACGGTGGAGCCGCCCACCAACATTCCCTGCGAGAAATGCGGCCGCATGATGGAAATCAAGTGGGGCCGTAACGGCAAGTTTCTGGCCTGTCCCGGCTACAAGGAGGATCCGCCCTGCCGGAATACGCAGAACTTTGAGAAGCTGCCGGACGGCACGATCAAGATCGTGGCCAAGCAGGACATGACGACGGACGAAAAGTGCGAGAAATGCGGATCGCCGATGGTGATCAAATCCGGTCGGTTCGGCCGCTTTATGGCCTGCTCCGCCTATCCGGCCTGCAAGACGACCAAGCCCATTCCCCTCGGCGTCAAATGTCCCCAGGACGGAGGCGACTTGGCCCAGAAACGGAGCAAAAAGGGCCGCACGTTCTACGCCTGTTCCAACTATCCCCAATGCGAGTTCGCGATCTGGGACCGCCCCATCAACAAACCCTGCCCGAACTGCCAGGCTCCGTTCCTTGTCGAGAAAACCAGCAAGCAGGCCGGCGTGACGGTACAGTGCCGGAACGAAGACTGCGGCTACCGCGAGGCCAGCTGATCGCTGCGCCAGCACGGATTCCTATCGTGTTTGCGATAATTTCACGGGCCGCGGCTCGTGGTCTCATCGAAGCGATTGATTTTGAGAGCCTCTCTCATCGAATTTGATAATGATGATCGTTTGTACGTACAATGCCTGTTGACGAGTGCCGGTTCGAGGGGCCATACTCCATTTCATCGGGACCTGGGCGCCAGGGATTCCGCTCTTCACCGACTGCAAGGAGGCCGGTATGAAAGCCAAAGAGGGGGTCATCGACCTGTTGAACAAGGTGCTCACGGCGGACCTGACCGCCATCAACCAATACTTCGTCCACGCCAAGATGTGCGAGAACTGGGGGTATGAGCGACTGCACCACCACGTGCGATCCCGCAGCATTGACGAGATGAAGGATGCGGATGAGCTCATCGGGCATATCCTCTATCTCGAAGGGGTTCCCAACGTGCAGCGTCTGGGGACGGTGCACGTGGGAGAAACGGTCCCGGAGCAGTTGAAGCTGGACCTGAAGGCGGAGCAGGAGATGCTCAAGATGTTGAGCGACGGGGTGGCTCATTGCACCAAGGCCGGGGATTTCACGACCCGGCACATGCTCGAGGACATGGCCAAGGATGTGGATGCGCACATCGACTGGATCGAAACCCAGATGGAGACGATCAAGCAGGTCGGAGTGGAGAATTATCTCAGCGAGCAGATCAAGAAAGAAGGCAGTTAAAAAGCCGGGCGGTCGGCGGTCTCAGGGAGAAGAGAAGGGGATTCGATGAAAGCGAAAGAAGGTGTGCTCGACTATCTGAACAAGATTCTTACCTGCGAGCTGACCGCGATTCACCAATATTTTCTCCACGCCGAGCTGTGCGAGCATTGGGGATTCGAGCGGCTGGAACACGCAGTCCGCTCCCGCAGCATCAGCGAGATGCGACATGCCGAATCCCTGATCAAGCATATCCTGTATCTGGAAGGGATTCCGGATATGCAACGGCTGGCTCCCGTACATGTCGGTAAGACCGTGCCGGAACAGTTCAAGCTGGACCTAGCCGTGGAAATCGAGGATATCGCGTTGCTACGGAACGCCGTCGCCCATTGCGCCACCGTGGGAGACTTTACGACCAGGCACCTGCTGGAGCATATGCTCAAAGACTCGGAAGAGCATATTGATTGGATCGAAACCCAGCTGGAGACCATCAAGCAAGTCGGCGCCGAGAAATACCTCAGCGAGCAGATCCACAAAGAGAGCGAAGGGACCTGAGAGCAGCCCGTCGCATCCGGGCGAACGCTCTCCTGTTTCCCGTCTCCTTGCCTACTTCTCCGAGATCCTGTTTCGCCGTCCGGTCGAGGCGCTGGATTGGTCGACCGACAGCGCAGTCTGGGTGATGGCATAGCCGCAATTCGCGCAAGACCAAAAGGCCCCGGTCGAAACCAGACGCGGTTGTTGGCAGTGCGGACAGTGCAGGATCGTCATCAGATGCCCCCTTTCCATGTGTCTGACGAACCGGTTGTCGGCTGCTTAATGGCAGGCTGAGGAAGGAGGGCGTGCTTGCAGCTCCGGGTCCAGCGCGGCCCCTTTGAGCACACCCGCCGCTTGCGCAACCTGTTCTGCCAGCATGAGAAATTCTTCTCTCGTGAGGTGGATGGTGACCAGGCCATAGCTGACATGGAGGCTGCCGCAGCCGCAGAGGTTCAGGATCAACTGCCCGGCTTGTTCGTTGGTGATTCTCATCAGGTGTCCTTTCATCATGTGGCATCGTGCTCAAGGGTGGGCGGGGGGCCTCGGAGGATAGAAGGCGCCCCGCCCGGGGAGCGGGCGGCACAGCCCGACCCCCACCTTCTTAACCATGCGTCCTCCCGATCGACTCATAGGAAACGATGTCGGGCCCAAGCCGGACGAATCTTTCCACGAGCTGGGGATCGAGCTGCGAGCCGGCGATGAGTCTGAGCAGGCGGAGGGCGGAGTCGCCGTCCATCGCCCGGTGGCCGGCGCGTCCCGACGTCATGGCGTCGAACGTGTCGGCGACGGCCAGGATGCGCGAGGCAAACGGAATGTATGTGCCTCTGACTCCGTAGGGATAGCCCGTGCCGTCCCACCGTTCGTGGTGATGGGCAATCCAGACCGAGGCCACGCTTAGGAAGGGGATCGGTTCGAGCAGCTCGGCCCCGGCGCGAGGATGAGACTGGACGAGGGCGTACTCGTCTGCGGCGAGAGGGCTGTGTGTATGCCGGATCTCCAAGGGAATCGTGAGCGTGCCGATGTCGTGCAGCAGAGCGGCGTATCCCAGGTCGGTCAGATCCGCGTCGGAGAGGCCGGACGCTTTCCCCAACAAGCTGGCGTACCGAACCGTCCGCTGGCCGTGCGCCAGGATGTCCGGGTCGTGCAGGCGGATGATCCGACTGAGGGCCGGCAGCACCTCCGAGGGTCGGCATTCAGCGCAGACGGCGGATAACAGGTCCGATGTCCAGGTCGACAACGTTTGGGGCGAGCTGTGTGGATAAAGCATCCTCGTCCTCCGGTCACAATGTATAAAAACAACAGAGCCCACAACCGCTGGGCGGCTGTGGGCTCTGGACGTGCGGTCTCGGGCCTGCTCTGCGCTGTCTCAAGCGAGAGTTCTCGCTAGTCTCCTCCCCGGGCCACCAAGGGCTGGCCGAGCCCCCACATTTCGTACATCGGGACCGCAAAGAGGACGAGGAATCCCAGGGTCATCAGCGTGTCGCCGGTGAGCATGCTCAAGGCAAAGACCGGGTGGACATAGGTGATGAGCCAGGGCGAGACCAAGTCCAGGACGACCCCTGCGCAGGTGGCATAGGTGGTTGCCTGTTTCAACCAGGTACCGACCGAAGTGAGGTACAGGACATGGATCAGGATCATGAACACGACCGGCATGGTAAACAGATGAAAGTGAGTGATTTCGGCCAACTCGCGGAACGACATGGGTTCGCCGAACGTGGCGTCGGAGCCTCGGTAATGGTCGGCGACCTGTTGGAGCGAAAAGCTCGTCATGCTGTGGGCCCAATAGAAAGAAAACACGAACGCGGCCAACATGAACAGCAGGAACGCCGTATAGAGCAACCGAATGTGGCGGTCACTGTCGCGAAGCTTGAACCGGGCGTTGAAGTTACGCACCTGCGTTTACCTGCTGCTCAGTCCCCAAAGAGTGACCCCAAAAAACCCTTCGCGCTTCGGCGAGCCACCACCTTGTCGCTCCCGAGCCCGATGGGTTTCAGGTAGAACTCGTCCACGAGGACGACCACCCGTTTGACGCCCGCGCTCATGGACCGAACGGACATGGTCGCGCCGCTGATGTTAATGATGTCCTTGTTGATCCGGATCGGATCGAGCACCGTTTTGCCTTCGTATTGATAGTTGAATCGTTTGGTCCCCACCTCGCTCCCGCGCGACTCGCGGAATACCAAGAGCTCGACGTTGATGACTCGGCCCTTGTTATCGACGCCGACCATGTAGGTCATGGGTTTGTGCTTGCCGATCGTATTCTGGACCATCGCATAACCGTCTGTGATGGCGCCGGTTTCGGCTATGTAGACCTCGAAGGACTCTTCGGGGAACTTCCAGCCGATGATGGCTTCGACCGTCCGTTTCTGGTCCGGGCTCAGCCGCAGGACTTCTTTCCTGATCCGCTCGGAGTTCGGGAACATGGTCTTGAGCGCCTCTTCCTCTTCGAGGAACTCCTCATGGTGGCTCATTTCTTCCGGAGTCAGCCAGCGCTTGAGCTCGTTGTCGTAGACCCGTTCGGCTAGAGCCGGATTCGCACCGGTCGCGAAGAGGGTCGTCAGGACTATGAATCGAACAATGATGGTCATGCCGGGAGGCATCCGCGCTCCTTCAATTTGGCGTTGATCCGCTTCATGGTGTCGGTGATGGCTTCCTCCGACGGTTCGACGGGAATCCATTGGAACAGGTGCGCCCCTCCACGGAACCCCCAGTGTTCACGGACTTCGTTCACACCGACGGATGTGACGTCGTCCATCCGTTTGAGGGTCACGACCATGCGAGCCCGTTCCTTGTCCGTCTCGAGGTTGCGTCCGAAGGCTCCATACGGCCGTCCGACGACCGGGTTTTCGATCCAGGCGGTTTCGATAATCCCCTTGTTCTTGTCTTGAACGGTGATGAGGCCGGCCTTCATAGTCTCCAGCGAGGCCTCCCAGACCTTGTCGTACGGACAGACCACATAGTTCTCCTGGACGCCTCCCAGCGCCGCGCAGCCGGCCGAGAGGCTGACGATGAGTAATGGTAGGAAAATTCGATACGTACGCACGCTTGCTCCACTGAAGCTCAGGCGGGGGAGGCGGCGTGCCGCCTCCCCCACTATCAGTTAGAAATACGTGGCCGCGGACAACACCAACGTGTTGTTGCCGGTCACGCGCCGGCTCAGGACCGGGTCGTAATCCTGCATGTTGAATTGGTACTCGGCCTTAAATACGGCGTCCTCAATCGGCCGGTAGTTCAAGCCGAAGGTCAATCGCTGTTGATCCCGGTCGGCCCCCGCGCCGTAATCCAGGTTCGTATTGACCTGATCCCAACGCAATACGGCGGTGAAGGTGGACCCAGGGCCGAACCGACTGGGCGCCAGTTTCGCCAGAAACTCCGGCATGAAGTGGTAATTCATCTGGGCGTACATACCGCTCATCCGCTGGGGCCTGAGACGAGGAATCCCATCGGCGCCGGTGTAGAAGGTCTGGGTCATTCCCGGGAGGTTCTGTGAATTGCCCGAGATATAGGACCAGGCCGCTTCGCCGATGAGTTCCCAGGGGCCACGTTGGAAGGTCCAGTCCAGGGCATAGATGCTCAGACTGCGTTTGCCCTGCGGGTCATAGGTGCTGTAGTAGCCGGAGCCGGCGACTTCCGCTCCGAGGAAGGGACTGTAGGCCACGCGGCCAACCACGCCCTTGCCGTTGTTGTTATCGAGTCCGTCGTCTGCAGGCGACTTGCGTTGCCGAGAGTTGCGCGTGCCGCTAGTTTCTGAAATGCGCGGAGCACCCGCCGTTGTGTAACCATTGGAGCCTGTAACCACATACAATTCGTAGTCCACCTTGGACAGCCGACCTGGGTAGAAGGTGCCGTAGAAGCCGGCCCCGGTTTCCGCCATCGTGGTCGGGATGATGAACTGGGCCACGAGCGGTCGGTCGGTGAGGTCGTTCAAGGGAGAGTCGTGCAAGAGGTTGAATTTGCCGACCGGCAACAGCAGGATGCCCGCACGCAGGTTGATCTGTTCCTTGATCAGATAGTCGATCGTTGCAAATTCCAGGCTGATCTCATTGTCGCTTATTTCCCGAATACCATGCTCAATCTCGAGCTCCGAGGCAAACTTCACATGTTCTGTGATATCGGCATAGAAGAAAGGGACAAACCGTTGCTGGTCGAAGGTGCTAGTGGATTCCCCGATGCCGGGGTTGCCGGAGGCTCCGTTGTCGATCCGGACTTTACTCTGGTTCCGGTATTGGATGTCTGCATAGCCGCCCACGATGGCCTTGGGAGCGGCGACGAAGGGCTTGGCATAGACCAAGCGGCCTGACCCGGTGGAGCTGAAGGACAGGGGGGCCTGCTCTTTTGCGCGGAGGTCCTTGGCGACATCCGGCAGGGGGCCCACGCCTGGCTCGGCAAATGGCTCGGCCGCCTTGGGCTCCATGGGTCCTCGTTCCCGCTTTTCGTGTTCCTTGAACTCTTGCACTTGCTGCTCCAACTTCTTAAGTCGTTCTTCGAGGGCCGTATCCTCCGCCCAAGCCGGCGAAGCCAGCAGGGGACAGAGAAGGAGAGCCCAGATGGTAGACCTGGTCTTCATACATACTCCTTAGAGTTGAAAGAGAAGGTGGCCTAGCTCTGGACTCGGAAGGTCCTCTGGCTTGTCACGTTAATATTTCAACGAGCGATGGGGTACGAGTTGCTGACCTCCTTGCTTGGAATGGATCTGGCGCGCTCAGCCCGCGCCTTGCGGTCGCTTAACGTTCGATCGATTCGAACGGAATCAGGACAATGCGCTTGCACCGTTTGCACTTGAGCTCCACGCCGTCCTTGCGAAGTTTGGCGATCAGTTGCCCGCACTCGCAGCGCGCCTCGTGCGGGGGCGCGGGCAGCTC
This genomic interval carries:
- a CDS encoding FMN-binding protein; translated protein: MDSRRTVGGSHHRHHEADQRQIEGARMPPGMTIIVRFIVLTTLFATGANPALAERVYDNELKRWLTPEEMSHHEEFLEEEEALKTMFPNSERIRKEVLRLSPDQKRTVEAIIGWKFPEESFEVYIAETGAITDGYAMVQNTIGKHKPMTYMVGVDNKGRVINVELLVFRESRGSEVGTKRFNYQYEGKTVLDPIRINKDIINISGATMSVRSMSAGVKRVVVLVDEFYLKPIGLGSDKVVARRSAKGFLGSLFGD
- a CDS encoding Com family DNA-binding transcriptional regulator; the encoded protein is MLSHSCAVNELPAPPHEARCECGQLIAKLRKDGVELKCKRCKRIVLIPFESIER
- the bfr gene encoding bacterioferritin, whose product is MKAKEGVLDYLNKILTCELTAIHQYFLHAELCEHWGFERLEHAVRSRSISEMRHAESLIKHILYLEGIPDMQRLAPVHVGKTVPEQFKLDLAVEIEDIALLRNAVAHCATVGDFTTRHLLEHMLKDSEEHIDWIETQLETIKQVGAEKYLSEQIHKESEGT
- the topA gene encoding type I DNA topoisomerase, which translates into the protein MAKSLIIVESPAKAKTITKYLGRGYTVMASIGHVKDLPTSKLGVDIEHDFTPQYVTIKGKAKVLAEIKKKALESDKVFLAPDPDREGEAIAWHIAEEIQGKSKGKGPEVFRVLFNEITESAIKRALQSPGQIDLKLVNAQQARRVLDRIVGYQGSQLLWTKVRRGLSMGRVQSVAVKLICDREAEREAFRTEEYWSITATLAGANPPPFEAKLHSVNGQEAVIASAAEAERVVTAVQGKPFAVQAIERKEKRRHPVAPFITSRLQQEASRKLRFTPKKTMVLAQQLYEGLEIGKEGPVGLITYMRTDSPRIGAEAAEEARQVIRERFGSDYLPATPNVYKTQKAAQEAHEAIRPTSAHRDPESIKQFLERDQYMLYKLIWNRFVASQMVPAVLEVTRVDCVPQGIRDQYLFRANGMVVKFPGHQAVYQEGVDAEVAPQGKTADQEREEESDRRLPMLQEGETLRLVGQEGQAVQGVLPKQHFTQPPPRYNEALLIRELEERGIGRPSTYASIISTIQDRKYVDKLEGRLAPTETGRTVNSFLVKGFPDILNTDFTSLMEKELDEVEEGEKPWVKAVRDFYGPFSKDMEKAKDIPGPKDTVEPPTNIPCEKCGRMMEIKWGRNGKFLACPGYKEDPPCRNTQNFEKLPDGTIKIVAKQDMTTDEKCEKCGSPMVIKSGRFGRFMACSAYPACKTTKPIPLGVKCPQDGGDLAQKRSKKGRTFYACSNYPQCEFAIWDRPINKPCPNCQAPFLVEKTSKQAGVTVQCRNEDCGYREAS
- the bfr gene encoding bacterioferritin, whose product is MKAKEGVIDLLNKVLTADLTAINQYFVHAKMCENWGYERLHHHVRSRSIDEMKDADELIGHILYLEGVPNVQRLGTVHVGETVPEQLKLDLKAEQEMLKMLSDGVAHCTKAGDFTTRHMLEDMAKDVDAHIDWIETQMETIKQVGVENYLSEQIKKEGS
- a CDS encoding HD domain-containing protein, whose protein sequence is MLYPHSSPQTLSTWTSDLLSAVCAECRPSEVLPALSRIIRLHDPDILAHGQRTVRYASLLGKASGLSDADLTDLGYAALLHDIGTLTIPLEIRHTHSPLAADEYALVQSHPRAGAELLEPIPFLSVASVWIAHHHERWDGTGYPYGVRGTYIPFASRILAVADTFDAMTSGRAGHRAMDGDSALRLLRLIAGSQLDPQLVERFVRLGPDIVSYESIGRTHG